From Brachionichthys hirsutus isolate HB-005 chromosome 2, CSIRO-AGI_Bhir_v1, whole genome shotgun sequence, one genomic window encodes:
- the pim2 gene encoding serine/threonine-protein kinase pim-2: MLEIRRAELQWKEDVRVKNGQEPFSARYSSGPLLGSGGFGSVFSGQRLSDGLQVAIKQIPSDRVQQWSRLPGEVGPVPMEIALLHRLSESGGQVGVVRMLDWFEAEGRGFLLVLERPPHSRDLFDFITEMGALPERLALRFFRQIVEALRFVHARGVVHRDIKDENIVVNTRTLGVKVVDFGSGALLKHTPYSEFEGTRVYSPPEWILSHSYEAISLTVWSLGVLLFDMVCGDIPFEYDKEIVQATPIFTKRVSQECQSLIRWCLSYRPEERPTLEEILSHSWMEGGEVEEEGTELQDDHSSRSL, from the exons ATGTTGGAGATAAGACGCGCGGAGCTTCAATGGAAGGAGGACGTCCGAGTTAAAAACG GGCAGGAGCCGTTCTCCGCCCGGTACAGCAGCGGGCCTCTGCTCGGCAGCGGTGGTTTCGGTTCGGTGTTTTCGGGACAGAGACTCTCTGATGGACTCCAG GTGGCCATTAAACAGATTCCCAGTGACAGAGTCCAGCAGTGGAGCAGACTG CCAGGTGAGGTCGGTCCAGTTCCCATGGAGATCGCTCTGCTGCACCGCCTGTCGGAGAGCGGGGGCCAAGTGGGCGTCGTCCGCATGCTGGACTGGTTTGAggcggaggggcggggcttcctgctGGTGCTGGAGCGCCCGCCTCACAGCCGGGATCTGTTCGACTTCATCACAGAGATGGGAGCGCTGCCCGAACGCCTCGCGCTCCG GTTCTTCCGTCAGATCGTGGAGGCCCTTCGTTTCGTTCACGCTCGTGGCGTCGTGCACCGAGACATCAAAGACGAGAACATCGTGGTCAACACCAGGACGCTCGGTGTCAAGGTCGTGGACTTTGGATCGGGGGCGCTGCTCAAACACACCCCGTACAGCGAGTTTGAAG ggaccCGTGTCTACAGTCCTCCCGAGTGGATCCTGTCTCACTCCTACGAGGCCATCTCTCTCACCGTCTGGTCTCTCGGCGTTTTGCTCTTCGACATGGTTTGCGGCGACATCCCGTTCGAGTACGATAAGGAGATCGTGCAAGCCACACCCATTTTCACCAAACGGGTCTCTCAAG AGTGCCAGTCTCTGATTCGCTGGTGTCTGTCCTACCGGCCCGAGGAACGTCCAACTCTGGAGGAGATCCTGTCTCActcatggatggagggaggggaggtggaggaggaagggacTGAGCTGCAGGACGACCACAGCAGCCGGTCGCTGtag
- the slc35a2 gene encoding UDP-galactose translocator, producing MGRSVEAGNQSGTAQEDQGQNEVNKKLKYISLAVLVVQNASLILSIRYVRTLPGDRFFATSAVVMAEVLKVLTCLLLILLQKRLNVKETVLFLVDAVVFQYKDTLKLAVPSLIYTLQNNLQYVAISNLPAATFQVTYQLKILTTALFSVMMLRKSLSRVQWVSLLLLFTGVAIVQVQQEGKKEASVSDGSAQSYMVGLIAVVISCLSSGFAGVYFEKILKGSSASVWVRNVQLGIFGMSLGMLGLWWKDGAAVAERGFLHGYTGMVWCVILNQAFGGLLVAVVVKYADNILKGFATSFSIIVSTVLSIHLFGFHVDLLFTAGAGLVIAAVYMYSLPRTAPSPSPASASSRSPRTNGVAEMDEFLPKFVAKEKGS from the exons ATGGGGAGAAGTGTAGAAGCCGGGAATCAGAGCGGGACGGCGCAGGAGGACCAGGGTCAGAATGAAG TGAACAAAAAGCTGAAGTACATCAGCCTGGCGGTGCTCGTGGTCCAGAATGCGTCGCTCATTCTTAGCATCCGGTACGTCCGCACGTTGCCCGGCGATCGCTTCTTTGCAACGTCGGCCGTCGTGATGGCGGAGGTCCTAAAGGTGCTGACGTGTTTGCTGCTCATCCTGCTGCAGAAGAGAC tcaACGTGAAGGAGACGGTGTTGTTCCTGGTGGACGCCGTCGTCTTCCAGTACAAAGACACCCTGAAACTGGCCGTTCCTTCACTCATCTACACCCTGCAGAACAACCTGCAGTACGTCGCCATCTCCAACCTGCCGGCAGCCACCTTCCAG GTCACGTACCAGCTGAAGATCCTCACCACGGCGCTCTTCAGCGTGATGATGTTGAGGAAGTCTCTGTCCAGGGTTCAGTgggtgtctctgctgctgctcttcactGGAGTAGCCATTGTACAG gtgcagcaggaggggaAGAAGGAGGCGTCTGTGTCGGACGGCTCCGCCCAGAGCTACATGGTGGGCTTGATCGCCGTGGTGATCAGCTGCCTGTCGTCGGGCTTCGCCGGCGTCTACTTTGAGAAGATCCTGAAGggaagctccgcctccgtctGGGTGAGGAACGTGCAGTTGGGGATCTTCGGCATGTCGCTCGGCATGCTGGGGCTGTGGTGGAAGGACGGCGCCGCCGTCGCCGAGCGGGGCTTCCTGCACGGATACACCGGCATGGTGTGGTGCGTCATCCTGAACCAGGCGTTCGGCGGGCTGCTGGTCGCCGTGGTGGTGAAGTACGCCGACAACATCCTGAAGGGCTTCGCCACGTCCTTCTCCATCATCGTCTCCACCGTGCTGTCCATACACCTGTTCGGCTTTCACGTGGACCTGCTCTTCACGGCGGGGGCGGGACTCGTCATTGCTGCCGTCTACATGTACAGCCTCCCCAGAacagccccctccccctcccccgcctCGGCGTCTTCGAGGTCGCCGAGGACGAACGGAGTCGCGGAGATGGACGAGTTTCTACCAAA ATTTgtagcaaaagaaaaaggatcCTGA